The Natrinema pellirubrum DSM 15624 region GACCTCGAGGCGGGCAGGGAGACGCTGGTCGAGGAGGCCGACGGCATCCGCGACCGGATCGAACAGTACGAGACCCAGAAGAAGCAAACGTTCATGGACGCCTACGAGGCGATCGCCGGCCACTTCACCGAGATCTTCGAGCAGCTTTCGGAGGGGACCGGGAGCCTCCATCTCGAGAACGAGGACGACCCCTTCGACGGCGGGCTGACGATGAAGGCCCAGCCGGGGGACAAGCCCATTCAGCGACTGGACGCGATGTCCGGCGGTGAGAAGTCCCTGACCGCACTCGCCTTTATCTTCGCGATCCAGCGACACAACCCCGCCCCCTTCTACGCGTTAGACGAGATCGACGCCTTCCTCGACGCGGTCAACGCCGAGCGGGTCGGCGAGATGGTCGAAGAACTGGCCGGCGAGGCGCAGTTCGTCGTCGTTTCCCACCGCTCGGCCATGCTCGATCGCTCCGAGCGGGCCATCGGCGTGACGATGCAACAGGACAACGTTAGCGCGGTGACCGGGATCGATCTCAGCGATAGCGACGACGGTGGTGAGGAGGTGCCTGTGAGTGACTAGGGAGTCGCAAGGCGCCGACCGCGACGAGTTCTACACCGACGGCGGCGACGAGATCCCCCTCGATATCACGGGCCACGAGGACCGCGAGCGGCCCGGGGACGCGGACTCGAGCGGTGACGACGAGACGAACGCCGCGAGCCGAGCGCCCGGAGCCGACGACTCCGTCCTCGAGTTCTCCGAGGACGAGTTGGACGCGGAGGCCGACGACGAGGAGGTCGAACCCGTCGAACTGCTGGTCCAGCTCGCCGAGGAGGGCGAGATCGACCCCTGGGACATCGACGTCGTCCGGGTCACCGACAAGTTCCTCGAGGCGATCGAGGACGCGGACCTGCGGACGTCGGGCCGGGCGCTGTTCTACGCGAGCGTCCTCCTGCGGATGAAAAGCGACGAGCTGTTCGCGACCGACGAGCCCGAGGAGGAAGAACTCCCGCCGTGGGAGGCACCGTTCGCCGACGATCCCGCGATGGACGCCGAGGGCGAGGAGCGCCACCCGCCGGACTTCGACCCCGTCGAGAGCCTCGAGGCGGAGATGGAGCGTCGCCTCGAGCGCAAGCACGCCCGCGGGAAGCCGGAGACGCTGGACGAACTCGTTCGGGAACTGCGGACTGCCGAACGGGACACCCGGTGGAAGGAGTCGCGCAGTTACGACACGAGCGACTCGCCGTCGGGGTACGACCGCGGTATGCAGGAACTCGACTACCGCTCGGGCGACGATTTCCGGGTCGACGACGAACCGACCAGCGATGACGTCACCCACACCACTCACGAGGAGGACATCGAGACGGTCATCGACGACGTCGAGGGCGAACTCGAGGTCCACTACGAGAACGGGCGCGAGGAGGTGCTGTTCGCCGAGATCGACGCGGCCGGTGGCTCGCGCGTAATGAGCTATCTGGCGTTGCTCTTTCTGGCCCATCGGGGCCGGATCGCACTCGAGCAGGACGAACTGTTCGGCGACCTCTGGATCAGGGAGGCTGCGGTGGAAGCGGACGCGAGCGAGGCGATCGCCGACTAAGAGCGGGCCGTATCGGCTCGAGGAAACGGGGAGTGACGACGCGGCGGCATGGCGAGCCCGACGCTCAGAGACTTCGCTCGATCGCCGTCCGGAGTCGCCGCTCGAGGTCGGACTCGTCACCCGGCTGGAGCGAGAGGCGCTCGTGTCGCTCGTCGGCGTCGAACCGTTCGGCGAGCAGGCCGCCGCGGCGGTCGATTTCGAGCAGCAGATCGAAGCCGTCGCCCTCGGGCAGCGTGACGACCTCGAGTTCGTCGAGGTCGTCCACGAAGGGCCCGGACCGGGGAACGAACTCGAGTTCCTGAACGAAGCGGTGGTCCGCGAACATCGATTCCGTGGCCTCGCACGTCGCCGTTTTGCGGGCGAACCCGAGTGACTCGAGGGCGTCGAACAGCGTCTCGCGGAGCGGGTCGGGTTCGATCTCGATCGGATCACGGTCGTCCGGATCGACCGCCCAGTCGATGTCGAGGCCGGTATCGAGCCAGACGTCGGTTCGATCCGACGTGACGGGCGTGTGGTAGGGAATGTCGATGGAGACAGTAAACGAGCGTTCCTCGTCGGGGTCGATCGTAAACGAATTCGTGAGGGCGTCCGCCTCGAACTTCGCGGTTCCGTAGCTCTCGTCGGTCTCGTACCGCGTCACCAGGGCGACGGAGATGCTCTCAACGTCCTGACTGTCGTTGCCGCCGGTAACGTCGACGCGCGCGTCGACTGATTCGCCTGCCGTGAGGGTCGGCGGGAGGACCGTCTCGACCGTCGCCGAACCGATGCCGAGTCTCGATAGAACTCGTTTCATGCGGTCGAAAGGCCGCAGCCATGGTATGAATATTTTGTTAGGTTAGCGGCGTGAGACGACGGCGAGAAAGCGAGGTTCGGAGCGATCCGCGAGCGTGGCAGCGTTACTCGCCGGTCAGCGCCCACTGGTCGTCACCGACCGACTCGAGGACCTCGCGGCGTTCCATCTCGGCGAGGACCTCGGGGAGGCGGTCGGGCTGGGCGATTTCCATCTCGATGCGTTCAATGCCGTGGTGGTCGGTCAGGGCACGGCGGATCGCCTCGTCGGTGAACGTCTCGCGATCGCTGGCCTCCATGGCACCGGCGATCAGGTCGACCATGTCCTCGATGAAGTTCCACGGATAGACGACCCAGGTCCACTCCTCCAAGCGCTCGCCGACGTAGTCGGGCTGGAACTCGCTGGTACCGAGCAACTGCAGCGTCGCGGTACGGACCTCGCCGGCGTCGCGGTCGGCGACGTAGTCGTACGCGCGACTGATCGAGCCGCCGGTGTCGGCGATGTCGTCGATGATCAGCACGTCCTTGCCCTCGACGCTGCCTTCGGGCATCGGGTAGCGGACGCTTGGCTCGTCGGACTTCTCGGCGGCACCGACGTAGTGTTCCATCTTCAGACTTGTCAGGTCGTCGAGCCCGAGGAAGTCACAGAGACACCGCCCCGCGAACCAGCCGCCGCGAGCCAGCGCGACGACCACGTCGGGCTCGAACTCGTCGTCGCGCACGTCGTCGGCGACGTCCCGACACAGTCCGTAGATGTACTCCCAGTTGGTTATCGTACAGTCGAAATCGTCCGGTAAGTCGGACATCTGGTGGCCACCTACGCGACCCCTCGAGCCCGCGCCCCTTAAGTCGGCTGAAACTGGTTTCACCCCCGATCGAGCGATTGCGGCCCCGTCGTCGGGACCACTGCGAGACGTCGAACGGATCGACGACCGTGAGGGGCCGACGTATCCCCGCCCCTCGAGCGGGCGGTCAGCGAGACGATAGCGCCGAGTCACGGGAGCGGGAGAGTTTTATAACCTAGTAGTACAACCTAGTTATCGATGTCGAAAACGCAGATTCAGGCCGCCCGCGACGGGACGGTCACGCCCGAAATGGAGCGGGTCGCCGAGCGAGAGAACCGCGATCCGGAGTACGTCCGCGAGCAGGTCGCCGCGGGCCAGGCCGTCATCCCGGCCAACCGACACCACGACGCCCTCGATCCGATGATCATCGGTCGCGAGTTCGCGACGAAGGTCAACGCCAACATCGGTAACAGCGAGACGACCAGCGACCTCGAGACGGAACTCGAGAAACTCCACACCGCGGTCCACTACGGCGCGGACACGGTGATGGATCTCGGGACCGGGAGCGACTTAGACGAGATCCGCGAGGCACACATCGACCACTCGCCGGTGCCCATCGGGACGGTGCCGCTGTACGAGGCCGTCAAGCAGGCCGGTAGCCCTGAGGACATCACGACGGACCTACTGCTCGAGATCATCGAGAAACAGGCCGAGCAGGGTGTCGACTACATGACGATCCACGCGGGGATCCTCGCCGAACACTTGCCGTTGACCGACGGCCGGAAAACGGGAATCGTCTCGCGGGGCGGCTCCATCATGGCCAAGTGGATGGAGGAACACGGCGAGCAGAACCCGCTGTATCAGGTCTTCCCCGAGATCTGCGAGATCTTTGCCGAACACGACGTCACGTTCAGCCTCGGCGACAGCCTCCGTCCGGGGTCGCTGGCGGACGCCTGCGACGAGGCCCAGTACGCCGAACTCGACACGCTGGGCGAACTGACCCGCGTCGGCTGGGACCACGGTGTCCAGGTAATGGTCGAAGGGCCGGGCCACGTCCCGATGCACAAGGTCGCGGAGAACGTCGAGCGCCAGCAGGACGTCTGTGACGGCGCGCCCTTCTACGTCCTCGGGCCGCTGGTCACTGACATCGCACCCGGCTACGACCATATCACGAGCGCCATCGGTGCCGCGATGGCCGCACAGGCCGGGGCCGCGATGCTGTGTTATGTCACACCCAAGGAACACCTCGGGCTCCCCGAGGAAGACGATGTCCGCGACGGCCTCGCGGCCTATCGGATCGCCGCCCACGCCGCCGACGTGGGCAACGAGCGGCCGGGCGCACGCGACTGGGACGACGCGCTTTCGGAGGCGCGGTACAACTTCGACTGGCGCGAGCAGTTCGACCTCGCGCTCGATCCGGATCGCGCCCGGTCGTTCCACGACCAGACGCTGCCCGGTGACAACTACAAGGAGGCCCGGTTCTGCTCGATGTGTGGCGCGGAGTTCTGTTCGATGCGGATCGACCAAGATGCGCGCGAGGATGGCGAGATGGAAGCCATCGAGGGCGAAGACGGCACCGATCTCGAGGCCTCGCCGGCGGCCGCGGTCAACCGCCCGCCCGTGGGGACGCATCGATCGGGCGACCTACCGCCGATGGCCGATCACGAGGGCGACGAGCCGCTCGAGGAACCGAGCGACGACTGACCCTTCGGGGTCCGTTACAGTCACGGAGAATCGACAGTGTGCTTATCAGACGGACCGTGGTCGGTTCGGTATCGATGGCACCCCGACGACGGACCGTACTGGCGGCGGTATCGACTGCGACAGCGTCGGCAGTGGCCGGCTGTGCCGGCTTCCTCACCGACGAGACGAGCGACGACGGGGACGATCCGGCGGCCGCAACCGACGTCGCGACGGCGCTCGTCGAGGACCTCGCGAACGAGCGGTTCGAGCGCGCGAGCGAGCGGTTCCGGTCGGACCAGCGCTCGAGATACGGCGACCCCGGTCGCCTCGAGCGGCTTTGGCTGGCACTGACGACTACTAGCGGTTCGTTCGAGGAGATCCTCGAGACGGAAGTGACGGAGGGCCAGCAGCTACGCGCGGTCGAAGTGACCGCGGCGTTCGACGGCGGCGACCACGACTGTACCGTCGTCGTCGACGATGAGGTTCAGGTGCGAAACTACGGGCTCAGCGACGAGTACGAGCGGCCGTCGTACGTCGATCCGGACGCGATAACGACGCAGTCGGTGTCCCTCTCGGTGCCCGACTGCTCGCTGCCGGGAACGGTGACGACGCCCGCGGCGGGCGACGACGTCCCGGGAGTCGTCCTCGTCCACGACGACGGGCCGATGACGGCCGATACCCCGCGCGGGGGGACCAAGACGTTCGCCGATCTGGCCGAGGGACTCGCGATGGAGGGTGTCGCGACGCTGCGATACGACAAGCGGGTTCCGGCCTGTGACGTTCAGCCGGCGGAGTACACGCTCGATCGCGTCACCGCCGACGACGCCGCGGTCGCGATCGAGCGACTCCGGAACGTCGACGGCGTCGACCCGGAGCGGATCGTCGTCGCCGGACACGGACTCGGCGGCCGGGCAGCGCCTCGAATCGCCGATCGGGACGGAAGCCTGGCCGGCGTCGTCGGGCTCGCACCGCCGGCACGGCCCTACCCGGAGTTCACCTTCTCACAACTCGAGTACAAGGTCTCGGTCGGGAGCCACGAGTGGGCGGACCTGACGGCAACCTACGAGACCTGGGGCGACGAGATCGACCGAGTCCGGTCGGGCGAGTACGAACCCGCCGAGCGGCTCCTCGGCAAACCCGGCGCGTTCTGGGACAGCATCGGCGACTACGATCACCTCGGGGTCGCGGCCGAGACCGACGTCCCGGTCCTGCTGTGTCAGGGCGAACGGGACTTTCAGGTGTCCGTCGCCGACGACCTCGAGCAGTGGGACGATTCGTTCGCGGGCGCGACCACCGTCGAAACCTACGCGGACTGCAATCACCTGTTCATGCCCGGCGAGGGCGAGCCGGTGGCGGTCGCCTACGCCGTCCGGAACAACGTCGCCGAGGGGGTCGTCAACGACATCGCGACGTGGGTTCGTGAGTTGTAGCCGCCGTGGGTCCGAGGATTCATACGCCGCTCGCCCGACCCACGTCGTATGGAGACGACGCGAGTCTTGCAGGTCGACGCCTTCACCGACGAACCGCACACGGGGAACCCGGCGGGGGTCGTCCCCGACGCCGACGGGCTCTCGGCCGACCAGATGCAGGGGATTGCCGCGGAGATGGCCGTCAGCGAGACCGCCTTCCTGCGCTCGAGCGAGACTGCCGACCGCCGGGTCCGGTACTTTACACCCACCCAGGAGGTCGATCTCTGTGGCCACGCGACGATCGGGACGTTCGCACACCTCCACGACGAGGGGCTCGAGCCCGGGACGACGACCCTCGAGACGAACGTCGGTGTCCTCGAGATCGACCTCGCGGCCGACGGCACGGTCTGGATGCGACAGGACGACCCGACGATCCGAGAGGTCGACGTGGGCTACGACCGGGTGGGCGACGCGCTCGGGGTCGACCGGGCCGCGCTCGAGGGTGCGAGCGCGGACATCCCGCTCGCGGTCGCCTCGACCGGATTGCCGTTCCTGATCGTCCCGATCACGTACCTCTCGGACGTCGGGGACGCGGACCCCGACATGGCCGCGATCGAAGCGCTGACCGACGACGTCGACGCGACCGGCGTCTACCTCTTTACCTTCGACGCGCTCGAGCCCGAATCGACGCTGCATGGCCGCATGTTCGCGCCGGGCGCCGGCGTCCCGGAGGACCCGGTCACGGGCACCGCGAGCGGCGCCGTCGCCGCCTACCTCGATCGGTTCGGCGCGTTCGACGGCGACCTGCCGGACGAACTCCGCCTCGAGCAGGGCCACTACGTCGACCGACCCGGCGCGGTTCGCGTGCGACTCGCGGACGGCG contains the following coding sequences:
- a CDS encoding segregation and condensation protein A, whose protein sequence is MTRESQGADRDEFYTDGGDEIPLDITGHEDRERPGDADSSGDDETNAASRAPGADDSVLEFSEDELDAEADDEEVEPVELLVQLAEEGEIDPWDIDVVRVTDKFLEAIEDADLRTSGRALFYASVLLRMKSDELFATDEPEEEELPPWEAPFADDPAMDAEGEERHPPDFDPVESLEAEMERRLERKHARGKPETLDELVRELRTAERDTRWKESRSYDTSDSPSGYDRGMQELDYRSGDDFRVDDEPTSDDVTHTTHEEDIETVIDDVEGELEVHYENGREEVLFAEIDAAGGSRVMSYLALLFLAHRGRIALEQDELFGDLWIREAAVEADASEAIAD
- a CDS encoding sporulation protein produces the protein MKRVLSRLGIGSATVETVLPPTLTAGESVDARVDVTGGNDSQDVESISVALVTRYETDESYGTAKFEADALTNSFTIDPDEERSFTVSIDIPYHTPVTSDRTDVWLDTGLDIDWAVDPDDRDPIEIEPDPLRETLFDALESLGFARKTATCEATESMFADHRFVQELEFVPRSGPFVDDLDELEVVTLPEGDGFDLLLEIDRRGGLLAERFDADERHERLSLQPGDESDLERRLRTAIERSL
- a CDS encoding phosphoribosyltransferase, translated to MSDLPDDFDCTITNWEYIYGLCRDVADDVRDDEFEPDVVVALARGGWFAGRCLCDFLGLDDLTSLKMEHYVGAAEKSDEPSVRYPMPEGSVEGKDVLIIDDIADTGGSISRAYDYVADRDAGEVRTATLQLLGTSEFQPDYVGERLEEWTWVVYPWNFIEDMVDLIAGAMEASDRETFTDEAIRRALTDHHGIERIEMEIAQPDRLPEVLAEMERREVLESVGDDQWALTGE
- the thiC gene encoding phosphomethylpyrimidine synthase ThiC; translated protein: MSKTQIQAARDGTVTPEMERVAERENRDPEYVREQVAAGQAVIPANRHHDALDPMIIGREFATKVNANIGNSETTSDLETELEKLHTAVHYGADTVMDLGTGSDLDEIREAHIDHSPVPIGTVPLYEAVKQAGSPEDITTDLLLEIIEKQAEQGVDYMTIHAGILAEHLPLTDGRKTGIVSRGGSIMAKWMEEHGEQNPLYQVFPEICEIFAEHDVTFSLGDSLRPGSLADACDEAQYAELDTLGELTRVGWDHGVQVMVEGPGHVPMHKVAENVERQQDVCDGAPFYVLGPLVTDIAPGYDHITSAIGAAMAAQAGAAMLCYVTPKEHLGLPEEDDVRDGLAAYRIAAHAADVGNERPGARDWDDALSEARYNFDWREQFDLALDPDRARSFHDQTLPGDNYKEARFCSMCGAEFCSMRIDQDAREDGEMEAIEGEDGTDLEASPAAAVNRPPVGTHRSGDLPPMADHEGDEPLEEPSDD
- a CDS encoding alpha/beta hydrolase family protein, whose translation is MAPRRRTVLAAVSTATASAVAGCAGFLTDETSDDGDDPAAATDVATALVEDLANERFERASERFRSDQRSRYGDPGRLERLWLALTTTSGSFEEILETEVTEGQQLRAVEVTAAFDGGDHDCTVVVDDEVQVRNYGLSDEYERPSYVDPDAITTQSVSLSVPDCSLPGTVTTPAAGDDVPGVVLVHDDGPMTADTPRGGTKTFADLAEGLAMEGVATLRYDKRVPACDVQPAEYTLDRVTADDAAVAIERLRNVDGVDPERIVVAGHGLGGRAAPRIADRDGSLAGVVGLAPPARPYPEFTFSQLEYKVSVGSHEWADLTATYETWGDEIDRVRSGEYEPAERLLGKPGAFWDSIGDYDHLGVAAETDVPVLLCQGERDFQVSVADDLEQWDDSFAGATTVETYADCNHLFMPGEGEPVAVAYAVRNNVAEGVVNDIATWVREL
- a CDS encoding PhzF family phenazine biosynthesis protein, producing the protein METTRVLQVDAFTDEPHTGNPAGVVPDADGLSADQMQGIAAEMAVSETAFLRSSETADRRVRYFTPTQEVDLCGHATIGTFAHLHDEGLEPGTTTLETNVGVLEIDLAADGTVWMRQDDPTIREVDVGYDRVGDALGVDRAALEGASADIPLAVASTGLPFLIVPITYLSDVGDADPDMAAIEALTDDVDATGVYLFTFDALEPESTLHGRMFAPGAGVPEDPVTGTASGAVAAYLDRFGAFDGDLPDELRLEQGHYVDRPGAVRVRLADGVQVGGRGVTVLDGSIAVPAADEDDILEA